The following coding sequences are from one Kogia breviceps isolate mKogBre1 chromosome X, mKogBre1 haplotype 1, whole genome shotgun sequence window:
- the VSIG4 gene encoding V-set and immunoglobulin domain-containing protein 4 isoform X4: MELLLGLLLLSHLLVVTYGHPILKVPESVTGPWKGDVNIPCTYGPLQGYTQVLVKWLVEHGSGPVTIFLRDSSGDHIQQAKYRGRLHVNNKVPGDVSLQLNTLEMDDRSHYTCEVTWQTPDGNQVVREKIIELRVQKLSVSKPTVTTGSGYGFMVPQGMRISLQCQAQGSPPISYVWYKEQTNNQEPIKVGVLSTLLFKPAVVADSGSYFCTAKGRLGSEQHSDTVKFVVKDSSKPLEIKTKAPPTMQSPFETTSTVNSSQAWTTEVDGYTGKTSAGPGNGLPIFAIILIISFCCIVVTTMTYIMVFWKTSQQEHVCDVAR, encoded by the exons ATGGAGCTCTTACTGGGCCTACTGCTCCTGAGCCACCTACTGGTGGTCACCTATG GCCATCCCATCCTGAAAGTGCCTGAGAGTGTGACAGGGCCTTGGAAAGGGGATGTAAATATTCCCTGCACCTATGGTCCTCTGCAAGGCTATACACAAGTCTTGGTAAAGTGGCTGGTAGAACATGGCTCAGGCCCAGTCACCATCTTTTTACGTGACTCTTCTGGAGACCATATCCAGCAAGCAAAGTACCGGGGCCGCCTGCATGTAAACAACAAGGTTCCAGGAGATGTGTCCCTCCAACTGAATACCTTGGAGATGGATGACCGGAGCCACTACACGTGTGAAGTCACTTGGCAGACCCCTGATGGCAATCAAGTCGTGAGAGAGAAGATCATTGAACTCCGTGTCCAGAAAC TTTCTGTTTCCAAGCCCACAGTGACGACTGGCAGTGGCTATGGCTTCATGGTACCCCAGGGAATGAGGATTAGCCTTCAATGCCAGGCTCAGGGTTCTCCTCCCATCAGTTATGTTTGGTACAAGGAACAGACTAACAACCAAGAACCCATCAAAGTAGGAGTCTTGAGTACCTTACTCTTCAAGCCTGCAGTGGTGGCAGACTCAGGCTCCTATTTCTGTACTGCCAAGGGCCGGTTAGGCTCTGAGCAGCACAGTGACACTGTGAAGTTTGTGGTCAAAG ATTCCTCAAAGCCACTCGAGATCAAGACTAAGGCACCTCCAACCATGCAATCTCCCTTCGAAA CAACATCCACAGTGAACTCATCCCAGGCCTGGACCACTGAAGTGGATGGCTACACTGGAAAGACAAGTGCTGGGCCAG GAAATGGCCTGCCTATCTTTGCCATAATTCTCATCATCTCCTTCTGCTGTATTGTGGTCACTACCATGACTTATATCATGGTCTTCTGGAAGACATCCCAACAGG
- the VSIG4 gene encoding V-set and immunoglobulin domain-containing protein 4 isoform X3: MELLLGLLLLSHLLVVTYGHPILKVPESVTGPWKGDVNIPCTYGPLQGYTQVLVKWLVEHGSGPVTIFLRDSSGDHIQQAKYRGRLHVNNKVPGDVSLQLNTLEMDDRSHYTCEVTWQTPDGNQVVREKIIELRVQKLSVSKPTVTTGSGYGFMVPQGMRISLQCQAQGSPPISYVWYKEQTNNQEPIKVGVLSTLLFKPAVVADSGSYFCTAKGRLGSEQHSDTVKFVVKDSSKPLEIKTKAPPTMQSPFETTSTVNSSQAWTTEVDGYTGKTSAGPGNGLPIFAIILIISFCCIVVTTMTYIMVFWKTSQQEHVCDVASFCEKTWINRRCPQPPECPF, from the exons ATGGAGCTCTTACTGGGCCTACTGCTCCTGAGCCACCTACTGGTGGTCACCTATG GCCATCCCATCCTGAAAGTGCCTGAGAGTGTGACAGGGCCTTGGAAAGGGGATGTAAATATTCCCTGCACCTATGGTCCTCTGCAAGGCTATACACAAGTCTTGGTAAAGTGGCTGGTAGAACATGGCTCAGGCCCAGTCACCATCTTTTTACGTGACTCTTCTGGAGACCATATCCAGCAAGCAAAGTACCGGGGCCGCCTGCATGTAAACAACAAGGTTCCAGGAGATGTGTCCCTCCAACTGAATACCTTGGAGATGGATGACCGGAGCCACTACACGTGTGAAGTCACTTGGCAGACCCCTGATGGCAATCAAGTCGTGAGAGAGAAGATCATTGAACTCCGTGTCCAGAAAC TTTCTGTTTCCAAGCCCACAGTGACGACTGGCAGTGGCTATGGCTTCATGGTACCCCAGGGAATGAGGATTAGCCTTCAATGCCAGGCTCAGGGTTCTCCTCCCATCAGTTATGTTTGGTACAAGGAACAGACTAACAACCAAGAACCCATCAAAGTAGGAGTCTTGAGTACCTTACTCTTCAAGCCTGCAGTGGTGGCAGACTCAGGCTCCTATTTCTGTACTGCCAAGGGCCGGTTAGGCTCTGAGCAGCACAGTGACACTGTGAAGTTTGTGGTCAAAG ATTCCTCAAAGCCACTCGAGATCAAGACTAAGGCACCTCCAACCATGCAATCTCCCTTCGAAA CAACATCCACAGTGAACTCATCCCAGGCCTGGACCACTGAAGTGGATGGCTACACTGGAAAGACAAGTGCTGGGCCAG GAAATGGCCTGCCTATCTTTGCCATAATTCTCATCATCTCCTTCTGCTGTATTGTGGTCACTACCATGACTTATATCATGGTCTTCTGGAAGACATCCCAACAGG